The proteins below come from a single Saccharophagus degradans 2-40 genomic window:
- a CDS encoding methyl-accepting chemotaxis protein → MRYQLANLFNSFLRGCGIRSIDGQFALSFALIISMTLASLISLYLSMSSSANTVDVAGRQRMLSQRLAKEALLVGAGVESRATMQSTIDLFERSHRKLISGDQSDDIHPPATQEIKQALVTVEKQWAEYKRLVNHYVSAKDPSVLPQLQRKSTEVLTTMNGAVGLMAQADAESIYGQQLLTLFFAVIVLVVALVSRFLGMYWLMNQLRLLQTKLEKMAAGDFSTLINEQVSDNEVGRMFNAYNTMACRMGDTVRKLAGLSEGIAGRCTSLMGATENSEIEVSKQTREIEQVATAMNEMSTTISEVAGHAASAADSATHATNEASAGRSVVEKSVKNISDMSAYLDGAVTVMDQLDNDSQEIGKVLTVITGIAEQTNLLALNAAIEAARAGEQGRGFAVVADEVRTLAKRTQESTEEIQKIIERLQAQTNKAVQVMESSTGAARDSESQIQEASASLHRIASAIEKIVEMSTLIATASQQQSHVSHEVDRNVTNIANSASGTREEVKKVKDAVHLFNQDVVDLNEMLSHFKV, encoded by the coding sequence ATGCGTTATCAGTTGGCCAATCTTTTTAATAGCTTTCTAAGAGGCTGTGGTATTCGTTCCATAGACGGACAGTTTGCTTTGTCGTTTGCACTTATTATTAGTATGACTTTGGCGTCGCTGATTTCGCTTTATTTATCAATGAGTTCGAGTGCAAATACAGTGGATGTGGCTGGTCGGCAGCGCATGTTAAGCCAGCGACTAGCCAAAGAGGCGCTATTGGTTGGGGCGGGTGTAGAGAGCCGAGCTACCATGCAATCTACCATCGATCTGTTTGAGCGATCACACCGCAAGCTGATATCAGGTGATCAATCAGATGATATTCACCCTCCAGCCACTCAGGAAATAAAGCAAGCCCTTGTGACAGTTGAGAAACAGTGGGCAGAGTACAAACGTTTGGTTAATCACTACGTGTCTGCTAAGGACCCTTCCGTGCTGCCGCAGCTACAGAGAAAAAGCACAGAAGTGCTCACCACTATGAACGGTGCGGTAGGGCTAATGGCGCAAGCAGACGCTGAAAGCATTTATGGCCAGCAATTACTCACGCTGTTTTTCGCCGTAATTGTGTTGGTTGTGGCACTTGTTAGTCGGTTTTTAGGTATGTATTGGCTTATGAATCAGCTGAGATTGCTGCAAACAAAGTTAGAGAAAATGGCCGCAGGAGATTTTTCTACACTCATTAACGAACAGGTGAGCGATAACGAAGTGGGGCGAATGTTCAATGCCTACAACACCATGGCATGCAGAATGGGGGATACCGTTAGAAAACTTGCAGGTTTAAGCGAGGGTATAGCCGGCCGTTGTACCTCCCTTATGGGGGCAACCGAAAATTCTGAAATTGAAGTGAGCAAGCAAACGCGAGAAATAGAGCAAGTAGCAACTGCAATGAATGAAATGAGCACAACCATTTCTGAGGTGGCAGGCCACGCCGCCTCCGCTGCAGATAGCGCTACACATGCTACTAACGAAGCGAGCGCTGGTCGAAGCGTAGTTGAAAAATCGGTAAAGAATATATCGGATATGTCGGCCTATTTGGACGGTGCAGTAACGGTTATGGATCAGCTGGATAATGACAGCCAAGAGATTGGTAAAGTACTAACGGTTATTACCGGTATTGCAGAGCAAACCAATTTACTGGCTTTGAACGCGGCAATTGAAGCTGCGCGAGCGGGTGAGCAAGGCAGAGGTTTTGCTGTGGTGGCCGACGAAGTGCGCACCTTGGCTAAGCGCACGCAAGAGTCAACAGAAGAGATACAAAAAATAATAGAAAGGTTGCAGGCGCAAACGAATAAAGCTGTGCAAGTAATGGAAAGCAGTACTGGCGCCGCGCGCGACAGTGAAAGCCAAATTCAAGAGGCAAGTGCTTCGCTACATCGAATTGCTAGTGCAATTGAAAAAATAGTTGAAATGAGCACCTTAATTGCTACTGCATCGCAGCAGCAATCTCATGTGTCGCACGAGGTTGATAGAAATGTAACGAATATTGCCAACTCTGCAAGCGGTACCCGAGAAGAGGTTAAAAAAGTAAAAGACGCAGTGCATTTATTTAATCAAGATGTTGTTGATTTAAATGAAATGCTGTCTCATTTTAAGGTTTAA
- a CDS encoding DUF481 domain-containing protein, with product MKKLAVCVLSALSVSAYAEDDSKTWSADAEFGLISTSGNTTTSSVKAKLDVSQELTQWRNQYILEGLYKQDEVDVTEDSVTTKENQTTAQKYFASVQADYKLDAEHKGLFVYGSYEDDRFSGYAYQGTFALGYSDRLFKTDKSRLNYSVGPGIAFSKTEDTVEDDVVTEGVENQNAVVRFSAAYLYQISENAKFTQSLSSDVSADSGENSKTKAETALTANISSAFALKASFTVNHNTHVPEEKKHADTQTAITLVFSY from the coding sequence ATGAAAAAATTAGCCGTATGCGTTTTGTCAGCGCTCAGTGTTTCTGCGTATGCAGAAGACGATAGCAAAACATGGAGCGCAGATGCTGAATTTGGCTTAATCTCAACGTCTGGTAACACGACTACGTCGTCGGTTAAAGCGAAGCTGGATGTTAGCCAAGAATTAACACAGTGGCGTAACCAGTACATTTTAGAGGGCTTGTACAAGCAAGATGAAGTGGACGTGACGGAAGATAGCGTTACCACTAAAGAAAACCAAACCACAGCACAGAAATATTTTGCTTCGGTACAAGCAGATTATAAGTTGGATGCAGAGCACAAAGGTTTGTTTGTGTATGGGTCTTACGAAGATGACCGTTTTAGCGGTTACGCTTACCAAGGCACCTTTGCGCTGGGTTATTCTGATCGCTTATTTAAAACAGATAAATCGCGTCTAAACTACAGCGTGGGTCCTGGTATTGCATTTAGTAAAACAGAAGACACCGTAGAAGACGATGTGGTTACTGAAGGCGTTGAAAATCAGAATGCGGTAGTGCGTTTTTCTGCTGCGTATTTGTATCAAATTAGCGAAAACGCAAAATTCACTCAGTCGCTAAGTAGTGATGTATCTGCAGACAGTGGTGAAAACTCAAAAACCAAAGCAGAAACAGCATTAACGGCAAATATTAGCAGCGCATTTGCGCTTAAAGCATCGTTTACCGTTAACCACAATACGCACGTACCCGAAGAGAAAAAACACGCAGATACGCAAACGGCAATTACGTTAGTATTTAGTTACTAG
- a CDS encoding two-component regulator propeller domain-containing protein has protein sequence MLFECKKNRKKLEVRSVLKTWLIAIWWWLAGMYLQAAVAAPPASLSFNHILASEVESVGYVVSIAQDNDGFMWFGGANGLARFDGYELTIYRAGEGQSTLSHSYINRILMASDGRMWLATRNGVNLFNPALDSFTAYRYDDQNSLTLSANDVNDILEDSEKRMWLATRGGFFSFNPDTGAFTHVPFKQVLELDAKAQATDELVWKCVQDKNGIIWLGTHAYGVVQFDPASNTFKHYAHNSGDDNSISNNDVRELFVDSKNNVWVGTYGSGLHVYDRERDQFNRFEHHSEEKSNIIWDVLEDSAGNIWIGDGSAAHVLDPVTGEFSRFRHSESDPSSPGNHVVNSLFEDSAGDMWLGFFPSGVDVVDKQASAFRNYRHNPSNINSVASGGILTGYEDTKGNLWVGAGYGLSYFDRAAEQFKHYVHDPEDSASLSANTILSVIEDSQGTLWAGVWAGGLNRLDAGSNSFIRYLPEEGNPQSLLGWEPWSVIESHDQAIWIASDKGISRYNRATDDFTRFEPPLNMLDGDKSLYARVIYEDSLNQIWVGSTRGLFKLTPATGEFIRYKHIEGDTTSLSADFVKSVYEDSRGVLWVGTDGGGVNKFDAATQTFTSYTVKHGLPNNVVTGIIEDDEGYLWFSTQKGLSRFLPVSQEVRNYSSKDGLVGNLFNRNTPVKTRSGELFFGSSKGFTLFNPRDLKENEYSPPVVLTDLQIFNVPVKLGQPDSPLTNTLHYSQAITLDYTQSVFMFEFAALNFRSPENNQYAYKLVGFDGGWNHVGSKRTATYTNLDPGSYQFKVIASNNEGLWNTEGTSINIVILPPYWKTWWAYTLYIILFIVLLTWFIHQQRQKVSFERQKVEQERSVVRRLKQLDKLKDEFLANTSHELRTPLNGIVGLAESLMDGVTGPLSHKTKQNLAMIVSSGKRLAGLVDDLLDFAQLKHRGMALNKKAVDIHVLVDVVLSLTLPIIGAKPIELVNNVSKQLPKVAADESRLLQILHNLVGNAVKFTDEGSVTISAEVQGEEICISVADTGIGVPENRFEEIFDSFRQLEGASNRVYGGTGLGLSVTKQLVELHGGTIGVRSTLGKGATFYFYLPLNAAIEDEADGQEPETNSAYHAQPSCPEEELNEPVEIRAQAESKSDTARTYHILIVDDEPVNRKVLANYLSLKYYTVHEVRSGMEAITYVRNGPKVDLILLDIMMPKMSGYEACKQLRQQYSANELPIILLTARSQVSDLVTGFNSGANDFITKPIAKEELLARVHTHLQLRDITLHLDSKVAERTAELAVKSEKLEETKLILQEANDKLEQASLTDSLTGLRNRRFLNNSIVADIAIANRAYKGWVKGDAPLASDLIFIVLDIDCFKEINDTYGHRSGDRMLEQISQQLRSLLRESDYAIRWGGEEFLLVIRFVAREGAEEVVERIRSTIEAFEFELDNGEKIKRTCSMGYACYPFIRAEPTALSWEQVIDGADRALYIAKSSGRNCWVGISQGPAPSNEPPGVCPDLGLRVSQGEFELKVSARVKEVSYEG, from the coding sequence ATGTTGTTCGAGTGTAAAAAAAATCGTAAAAAGCTCGAGGTGCGAAGTGTATTAAAAACTTGGCTTATTGCAATCTGGTGGTGGTTGGCAGGTATGTATCTGCAAGCTGCTGTTGCCGCGCCGCCTGCGAGCCTGTCGTTTAATCATATTCTTGCAAGTGAAGTGGAGAGCGTTGGCTATGTGGTGTCGATCGCGCAAGATAATGACGGTTTTATGTGGTTTGGCGGCGCCAATGGCTTGGCGCGTTTTGATGGGTATGAACTCACTATCTACCGAGCCGGCGAAGGGCAATCCACACTTAGCCACAGCTACATCAACCGTATTCTTATGGCATCTGATGGCCGTATGTGGCTCGCTACACGCAACGGTGTAAACCTTTTTAACCCCGCCTTAGATAGTTTTACCGCTTACCGCTACGACGATCAAAATAGCCTTACTCTTAGCGCAAACGATGTAAACGATATATTAGAAGATTCTGAAAAAAGAATGTGGCTAGCTACGCGCGGAGGCTTTTTTTCGTTTAACCCTGATACCGGTGCGTTTACCCATGTGCCTTTTAAACAGGTATTGGAGCTAGACGCAAAAGCGCAAGCTACCGACGAACTTGTTTGGAAGTGCGTACAGGATAAAAACGGCATTATTTGGTTGGGCACCCATGCCTACGGTGTGGTGCAGTTTGATCCCGCCAGCAACACATTTAAACATTACGCGCATAATAGTGGCGACGACAACAGTATTAGTAATAACGATGTGCGCGAGCTATTTGTCGATTCCAAAAATAATGTGTGGGTTGGCACTTACGGTAGTGGCTTGCATGTTTATGATCGCGAGCGCGATCAATTTAACCGTTTTGAGCATCACTCCGAAGAAAAGAGCAACATCATATGGGATGTGTTGGAAGATAGCGCAGGGAATATTTGGATAGGTGATGGTTCGGCTGCACATGTTCTCGACCCAGTGACGGGCGAATTTTCACGATTTAGGCATTCGGAGAGCGACCCCTCGTCGCCGGGCAACCATGTAGTGAATTCCTTGTTTGAGGATAGTGCCGGCGATATGTGGTTAGGTTTTTTCCCATCCGGGGTGGATGTTGTCGATAAGCAGGCGTCGGCATTTCGCAATTATCGTCACAACCCGTCGAATATAAACAGTGTTGCTTCGGGCGGCATTCTTACTGGCTATGAAGATACTAAAGGCAACCTATGGGTAGGTGCTGGCTATGGGCTTAGTTATTTTGATCGAGCCGCTGAGCAATTTAAACACTATGTACACGACCCAGAAGACTCGGCTAGTTTAAGTGCGAATACAATTTTATCTGTAATAGAAGATAGCCAAGGTACCCTCTGGGCGGGGGTATGGGCAGGCGGCTTAAATAGATTGGATGCTGGCAGTAATAGTTTTATTCGATATTTACCCGAAGAGGGCAATCCTCAATCTCTATTAGGGTGGGAGCCTTGGTCTGTAATTGAAAGCCATGATCAAGCTATTTGGATAGCGTCGGACAAAGGTATAAGCCGATATAACCGCGCTACAGATGACTTCACTCGCTTCGAGCCACCGCTGAATATGCTAGATGGCGATAAAAGTTTATATGCGCGGGTTATTTACGAAGACAGCTTAAATCAAATTTGGGTAGGGTCCACCCGAGGTCTGTTTAAACTTACTCCTGCAACAGGTGAGTTTATTCGTTATAAGCATATTGAAGGAGATACAACTAGTTTAAGCGCAGATTTTGTGAAGTCGGTGTATGAAGATAGCCGCGGTGTATTGTGGGTGGGTACAGATGGCGGGGGCGTAAATAAATTTGATGCAGCCACGCAAACCTTTACTAGTTATACCGTAAAACATGGGCTGCCCAATAATGTTGTAACCGGCATAATTGAAGATGACGAAGGCTACCTTTGGTTTAGTACACAAAAAGGTTTGTCTCGCTTTTTACCGGTTAGTCAAGAAGTGCGAAACTACTCAAGTAAAGACGGTTTAGTGGGTAACCTTTTTAACAGAAATACGCCAGTTAAAACGCGCTCGGGCGAATTGTTTTTTGGTAGTAGTAAAGGCTTTACCTTATTCAACCCGCGCGACCTAAAAGAAAATGAATACTCGCCACCGGTTGTATTAACCGATCTACAAATATTTAACGTTCCGGTTAAATTGGGGCAGCCAGATTCGCCGCTAACCAATACATTGCACTACTCGCAGGCAATCACTTTAGATTATACCCAATCGGTATTTATGTTTGAGTTCGCTGCATTAAATTTTCGCTCGCCAGAAAACAATCAATACGCCTATAAATTGGTAGGGTTTGATGGTGGTTGGAACCACGTAGGAAGTAAGCGTACGGCAACCTACACCAACCTCGACCCAGGCAGCTATCAATTTAAAGTAATAGCGTCGAATAACGAAGGTCTGTGGAATACCGAAGGAACATCAATAAACATTGTTATTTTGCCGCCCTACTGGAAAACATGGTGGGCTTACACCCTATATATTATTTTGTTTATTGTGCTGCTCACTTGGTTTATTCACCAGCAAAGGCAAAAAGTAAGTTTTGAACGACAAAAAGTCGAGCAAGAGCGTTCGGTGGTTCGACGATTAAAACAGCTCGACAAGCTTAAAGATGAATTTTTAGCAAATACATCCCACGAACTGCGTACCCCTCTTAATGGCATTGTTGGGTTAGCCGAATCCTTAATGGATGGCGTAACAGGCCCGCTTTCCCACAAAACCAAGCAAAACCTCGCCATGATAGTAAGTAGCGGAAAACGTTTAGCAGGGTTAGTAGACGACCTGCTCGATTTTGCGCAACTAAAACATAGGGGCATGGCGCTTAACAAAAAAGCTGTAGATATACATGTATTGGTAGACGTGGTGCTATCACTTACTTTACCCATTATTGGTGCGAAGCCAATTGAGCTTGTAAACAATGTAAGTAAACAGTTACCTAAAGTTGCGGCAGATGAAAGCAGACTGTTGCAAATATTGCATAACTTAGTTGGCAATGCGGTTAAATTTACCGATGAGGGCAGCGTTACCATTAGTGCAGAAGTACAGGGTGAAGAAATATGTATATCCGTTGCTGATACTGGTATTGGTGTGCCTGAAAATCGTTTTGAAGAAATTTTTGACTCGTTTAGGCAGCTCGAAGGGGCGTCTAATCGCGTGTATGGTGGAACAGGGTTGGGGTTATCCGTTACCAAGCAATTAGTTGAATTGCACGGCGGTACCATTGGGGTGCGCTCTACCCTAGGTAAAGGTGCCACCTTTTATTTTTATTTACCTCTTAACGCAGCCATAGAAGATGAAGCCGATGGCCAAGAGCCGGAAACTAATAGTGCATACCATGCTCAGCCATCCTGCCCTGAAGAAGAGCTAAACGAGCCGGTAGAAATAAGAGCGCAGGCAGAATCGAAAAGCGATACGGCGCGTACCTATCATATTTTAATTGTGGATGATGAGCCGGTTAATAGGAAAGTATTGGCTAATTACTTATCGTTAAAATACTACACAGTGCACGAAGTGCGATCGGGTATGGAAGCCATTACCTATGTACGTAATGGGCCAAAAGTCGATTTAATTCTGCTAGATATAATGATGCCAAAAATGTCTGGTTACGAAGCGTGTAAACAATTGCGGCAGCAATACTCTGCGAATGAACTTCCCATTATTTTACTTACCGCACGTAGCCAAGTGAGCGATTTGGTTACGGGGTTTAATAGTGGTGCCAATGATTTTATTACCAAGCCTATTGCCAAAGAAGAGTTACTAGCGCGAGTACATACGCACTTGCAGCTGCGCGATATTACCTTGCACTTAGATTCTAAAGTGGCTGAACGCACAGCCGAGTTAGCAGTAAAAAGTGAGAAGCTTGAAGAAACAAAATTAATTTTGCAGGAGGCAAATGACAAGCTCGAACAAGCGAGTTTGACCGACTCGCTTACTGGGCTGCGCAACCGTCGCTTTTTAAATAATTCCATTGTTGCCGATATTGCCATCGCAAATAGAGCCTACAAGGGGTGGGTAAAAGGCGACGCGCCGCTTGCTAGCGATCTTATTTTTATCGTTTTAGATATTGACTGCTTTAAAGAAATAAACGACACCTATGGGCATAGGTCTGGCGACAGGATGCTCGAACAAATAAGCCAGCAGCTACGCTCTTTGTTGCGCGAATCTGATTATGCTATTCGTTGGGGGGGGGAGGAGTTTCTACTTGTTATTCGCTTTGTGGCCAGAGAGGGGGCGGAGGAAGTGGTTGAGCGTATTCGCAGTACCATTGAGGCTTTCGAATTCGAGCTTGATAACGGTGAGAAAATTAAACGCACTTGCTCAATGGGGTACGCTTGTTACCCATTTATCCGAGCCGAGCCAACTGCGCTGAGTTGGGAGCAAGTGATAGATGGGGCCGACCGCGCGCTTTACATAGCCAAAAGTAGCGGGAGAAACTGTTGGGTGGGTATTTCGCAAGGGCCAGCCCCATCGAATGAGCCGCCTGGAGTGTGCCCAGATTTAGGGCTGCGTGTAAGCCAAGGGGAATTTGAGTTAAAGGTCTCGGCGAGGGTCAAAGAGGTGAGTTACGAAGGTTAG
- a CDS encoding transporter substrate-binding domain-containing protein — protein sequence MLHKIAEVQGGYEVVYPYEGQERPSFAKQLADFEAGDLDVMWTLANRKYEEDYQAIYYPLYYGMFGLRLPIVKNENLHMFRGVKTLNDLKRFKVGQGLGWADTDILQANGLDVVPVTKYPNHFPMLEGERFDYFPRAMHEPWSEVKAWSKYNLTVDPHIVIRYKVGFYFFVKKKDVALIRYLNEGMAKLEENGMHKQIFLADEEVQMAFRNSNLENRIVIDLANPELTKNTPSDDSGLWLDINNLDEWLRGQGGATQE from the coding sequence GTGCTGCATAAAATAGCCGAGGTGCAGGGGGGCTATGAAGTAGTTTACCCATACGAAGGTCAAGAGCGGCCATCATTTGCCAAACAGCTAGCCGACTTCGAAGCTGGTGATTTAGATGTGATGTGGACGTTAGCTAACCGAAAATACGAAGAAGACTACCAAGCAATTTATTACCCATTGTATTACGGCATGTTTGGTTTGCGTTTGCCAATAGTAAAAAACGAGAACTTACATATGTTTCGCGGTGTTAAAACCCTTAACGACCTAAAGCGATTTAAAGTGGGGCAGGGCCTAGGGTGGGCCGATACCGATATATTGCAGGCCAATGGTTTAGATGTTGTTCCGGTAACTAAGTACCCTAATCATTTTCCTATGCTGGAAGGTGAGCGTTTTGATTATTTCCCGCGCGCGATGCACGAGCCTTGGAGTGAAGTGAAAGCATGGTCCAAATACAATTTAACTGTCGACCCTCATATTGTTATTCGCTACAAAGTTGGTTTTTATTTCTTTGTTAAAAAGAAAGATGTAGCGCTAATAAGATACTTAAATGAAGGCATGGCAAAGCTTGAAGAAAACGGTATGCACAAGCAGATATTTCTTGCTGATGAGGAAGTGCAAATGGCATTTAGAAACTCTAACTTGGAAAACCGTATAGTCATTGACTTGGCTAACCCAGAGTTAACGAAAAATACACCCTCAGACGATAGCGGCCTATGGTTAGATATTAATAACCTAGACGAATGGTTGCGCGGGCAGGGCGGGGCGACGCAGGAGTAA
- a CDS encoding phosphoribosylaminoimidazolesuccinocarboxamide synthase, producing the protein MSLAHQVLAVNNDLPIRTDKPVHSGKVRSVYWLTAEDSARLIKEKGYNVAADAPLAIMVISDRLSAFDCIWHAEGDVRGVPGKGAALNAISNHWFELFRQNGLADSHILDIPHPFIWIVQKAKPVMIEAICRQYITGSMWRAYSKGERNFCGINLEDGLQKDQKLSELLITPSTKGILKGVPGVPEVDDVNITRADIENNFAAFQFKQKSDIDQYEKLLKEGFNLISGALEELDQIFVDTKFEFGYVTDASGNDKLIYMDEVGTPDSSRIWDGENYRNGKIIEKSKEGFRQTLLSHFPDPDILLNKDRMPERQALAQDNALPIDVFMDLSSTYLDIAEKITGQKIVLSENPKQEIIDILARDFDVII; encoded by the coding sequence ATGAGCCTCGCCCACCAAGTTTTGGCCGTTAACAACGACCTGCCCATCCGCACGGATAAACCCGTACACAGCGGCAAGGTGCGGTCTGTTTATTGGTTAACCGCCGAAGACAGTGCTCGTTTAATTAAAGAAAAAGGCTATAACGTTGCCGCCGATGCCCCGCTGGCCATAATGGTAATTAGCGACCGGCTCTCGGCATTCGACTGCATTTGGCACGCTGAAGGCGACGTACGTGGTGTACCCGGCAAAGGGGCGGCGCTTAACGCCATATCTAACCATTGGTTTGAACTGTTCCGTCAAAACGGTTTGGCCGATAGCCACATTTTAGATATACCCCACCCGTTTATATGGATAGTGCAAAAAGCCAAACCGGTAATGATTGAGGCCATTTGCCGCCAGTATATTACAGGGTCTATGTGGCGCGCTTACAGCAAAGGTGAGCGCAACTTTTGTGGTATTAACCTTGAAGACGGGCTGCAAAAAGACCAGAAACTCTCAGAGCTACTCATCACCCCTTCTACCAAGGGCATTTTAAAGGGTGTACCCGGCGTACCCGAAGTAGACGATGTAAATATCACCCGTGCAGATATCGAAAACAATTTTGCCGCGTTTCAATTTAAGCAAAAAAGCGATATAGACCAGTACGAAAAGCTGTTAAAAGAAGGCTTCAATTTAATTTCTGGGGCGCTTGAAGAGCTAGATCAAATTTTTGTAGATACCAAATTTGAATTTGGCTATGTAACAGATGCCAGCGGCAACGATAAGCTTATTTATATGGATGAAGTAGGCACGCCCGACTCATCACGCATTTGGGATGGTGAAAACTATCGCAACGGTAAAATTATTGAAAAGTCGAAAGAAGGTTTCCGCCAAACCTTACTTAGTCACTTTCCAGACCCAGATATACTTTTAAATAAAGATCGCATGCCAGAGCGCCAAGCATTAGCGCAAGACAACGCCCTGCCCATTGATGTATTTATGGATTTGTCTTCCACTTATTTAGATATCGCCGAGAAAATTACCGGCCAGAAAATCGTACTTTCAGAAAACCCCAAACAAGAAATTATCGATATTCTCGCTCGCGACTTTGATGTGATAATTTAA
- a CDS encoding HD-GYP domain-containing protein → MIKRIPINKVEVGMYVSSSTPGLKAAGLLEQGMIRRTETITKLRSNDIGELYIDTSKGKDSHFALPVLDHPINLEPTTSLTEERRKAEKVYGDATGLVGSILTNVKLGKAIDLGPVEELAYEINNSILRNPNALLCLSQIQDKDKYLLEHSINVGILIGVFARYLGYDRETVHQLVTGGLLHDIGKIKVPYNVLNKPGRLTDEEWVHMRKHVEYGVETLAQTKGIHPISAQICALHHEKLDGSGYPNKLKADEISVYGRLASVVDIYDAVTATRIYHEGRNPFKAMKLLHELAGTHLDKDLVYSFIRCMSVYPVGSIVELSNGRIGVVITARQGSPDQPVVRTFFNNRSKHHESPSVIDLAKPQVDLRIVGIHEATALGINVNDFM, encoded by the coding sequence ATGATCAAACGAATTCCCATTAACAAAGTGGAAGTTGGCATGTATGTGTCCTCTAGTACTCCCGGCCTGAAGGCTGCAGGCTTACTAGAGCAAGGGATGATCCGCCGAACAGAGACCATCACCAAGCTGCGTAGCAACGACATTGGTGAGTTATATATTGATACATCCAAGGGTAAGGACTCTCATTTCGCGCTACCTGTACTCGATCACCCTATCAACCTTGAGCCAACAACCAGCCTTACAGAAGAGCGCCGCAAGGCCGAAAAAGTCTACGGTGACGCCACCGGTCTAGTGGGTTCCATTCTCACTAACGTAAAATTGGGCAAAGCGATAGATTTGGGCCCAGTTGAAGAGCTGGCCTACGAAATTAACAACTCTATTCTGCGCAACCCCAATGCCCTACTGTGCCTCAGCCAAATTCAAGATAAAGACAAATACCTGTTAGAGCATTCTATTAATGTAGGCATATTAATAGGTGTTTTCGCCCGCTACTTGGGCTACGACCGCGAAACCGTTCATCAGCTAGTTACAGGAGGGTTGCTACACGATATTGGTAAAATTAAGGTGCCATACAACGTGCTCAATAAGCCCGGTAGGCTCACAGATGAAGAGTGGGTGCATATGCGCAAGCATGTGGAGTACGGTGTTGAGACTCTCGCCCAAACCAAAGGTATTCATCCTATTTCCGCACAAATATGCGCGCTACACCATGAAAAACTAGACGGCAGCGGCTACCCGAATAAACTCAAAGCAGATGAAATATCCGTGTATGGGCGCCTTGCCTCGGTGGTAGATATTTATGACGCTGTTACAGCCACTCGCATATACCACGAGGGGCGCAACCCATTTAAAGCCATGAAATTGCTACATGAACTAGCCGGCACCCATCTAGACAAAGACTTGGTGTACAGCTTTATTCGCTGCATGTCGGTTTACCCCGTTGGCTCTATTGTAGAGCTTAGCAACGGGCGAATAGGCGTTGTGATTACAGCACGCCAAGGCTCCCCAGACCAACCCGTAGTACGCACGTTCTTTAACAACCGCTCGAAACACCACGAATCCCCCTCTGTTATCGATCTTGCTAAGCCTCAGGTGGACCTGCGCATAGTGGGTATTCACGAGGCCACCGCATTGGGTATAAACGTAAACGACTTTATGTAA